The nucleotide window CGCAATATTACCTGGATGGGGATCGGCGTGGAAAAACCCATCATTGAGCAATTGTTGGAGATAAGCTTTAGCTCCCAGTCTGGCCAGTAATTTCCGATCTAAACCGGCTGCTTCTATGGCTTCATAATGACTAATTTTAATACCGGGTAAATATTCTAAGGTGACAACTTGGGGGGAGGTATAGCGCCAATAAACCCGAGGAACTTTGACCCAGTCTGCCGAGCGAAAATTACGGCGAAAGGTATCCGCGTTGCGCCCTTCATTGAGATAATCTGTTTCTTGCCACAAAATTCGACAGCATTCTTCATAAATGCCCATCCAGTCCCGTCCTCGTCCCCATTTGGGATGGTTCTGAAAATATTGAGCAATGCGTTTAAGAATCGCTAAATCAATGGTAAATAGTTTTTTAAGTCCCGGACGTTGAACTTTGACGACGACTTCTTCACCACTATTAAGCTGGGCTTTGTGGACTTGCCCTAAACTGGCGGCGGCTAAGGGGGAAGGATCAAAACTGCGGAATAATTTAGCAATAGGCTTCCCTAAATCCGCTTTAATAATTTTTTCGACTTGTTCATAAGTAAAAGCCGGCACTTGGTCTTGTAATTTGGATAATTCCTCGACATACTCAGAGGGAAATAAATCCGCACGAGTAGAGAACAACTGACCCACTTTAATAAAGGTCGGGCCTAAGTCTAGGAGACTTTCTCGAATCCAAACCGCTTGTTTTTTACGTCTGGCGGCAAATTTTTCGTCGGTGTAGCCACCGATATAACTCCACTTTTTCCCGTTGAGCGTGAGTTTGAGCAGGAGCAGCAGGACAAACCGCCAAATGTCAAAGCGACGGCGATTGACTGAATAATTCTCTTGATTCCATCGATAGGAAGTTTTTGCTGCTTCTGGTCGCCCTCCACTGGATGTCGTTACAGGAGTAGTAGAGTATCCATAAGGGTTGTTCGCGTTTTCAGAAAGGGCAGTCACTCGAATTTTTTGATTCAATGTTTACTAAAGGCAGGTTACATCAATATTTTTAGTTAAAACTTTAATCGGGATCAGTGTTCTGCTTATACAGATTCCCGATAATTTTTTAACTCAGCTTTTAAACGGGCAATTTCTGCTCGGAGTTCGTCTATGGTTTCTTGCAAATCTCCTTGAGCGTTGGAATATCCCACCGAAGACCCGTCTGTATTTGATTGGGAGGCTTGTCTATCCGCCCTAAATTGGACTTCTTCGATGAATTGACGGAGATTTTCCCGGGTTTCTGCATCAAATTTTCCGATTTCGCTGAGAGCATTCGTAAAGGTTTCTTCAACTTTCTCGCTGATGACTTCCGCTAAGGCTCTACCCAAAAAAAAGGCATGGATGACCGGCTTACTCATGGCAAATTTTCTTAATACTACTTCACATTCGATTTTACCTGAAAATCATCAAACCGTCTCTCGACACAACCCAAATAATTTAATCTAGCAATTTTATTTGAGATGTAAATAAACCTTATCGCCATAGGTGGCAAGCCGGACAGGGCAGACAATTGAGAGAAAATTGAATGATACAAGAGGTTTAATCTTGGTCTGAGACTTTTAGAGTTTTTGCCTTGACTTGAGCGGATTTAACTTTCCTAATTCTTAAATTAATCTTAATTAAACTTGAGGTTACCTTCATCCTCACTATAAATATGCTGCCGTAAAAATTCCTCTTATATCAAAAAAAACTGTTTTTTAAATTACACTGATTTTGACCCAATATTTAAATCGCTAAGGCGATACTGACCATGATTAACCCAATTAATAAAATTAACCAGCGATTTCTTTCCACCCATAACCTAACATTTTTACTCAAACTCGGTTTAGGGGACTCATGGATTAACGGTTGATGTTTATCTTGATAAAGGGTACAAGTTTTAGCATAGGGACGTTGAGGAAAATTACAACTATCATCCTCATGATAAAGACAACTTTCACATAAAAAGGTATCTTTTTCAGCCTGATATAAGGGAATACCAGGATGGCCAAACCCTTTTAATTGATTCCCACAATGAGGACAGCGAACCGCTTGATTATCGACTAATTGATGACAACGAGAACAGGTAGCCATGAAACTATTGTCAGTTGATAAATTTACGAACTTGATACTCTTTTGTTTCAACTAATTGATATTGATCTTTTCCCATTTCTTCTCTAAATTGTCTTTCTGTTTCCTCTAAAACCGAATTAGGAACGGCTGACCACTGTTGACGAGTTTCCCAATGAATAACTAAAACGATTTCGTCTGGAATATGGGGATTAATCCAAACTTCCTTGCCTAAAAAACCGGGATATGGTGCTAAGGCAGCCGTCCAAATCTGATTATCTTTTTCTATAAAAGTTTCTCTTGATTCAGGATCTATTTTAAATTTTAGCCATTCAATTACCATATTAAAATTATCACTAACAGTTATTATTAATCCTTATGATGAGTTAAATTATGATTCTAAATTAAAGAGATGGATAAGCCATCTGTCTCCCGTTCTATATTAGTACCACATATAAAAATAGTTGTCAAGAGCAAATCCTGGCAATTTCAAGGGGATTTATTAATTAGACTTAATTCTGTTTTTGCTTCATAAATTTTTACTCATTTTTGAGAATTTATTTAAAGTTTATTGACTAGATTTAAGTCCCAGAATCATATCAAGTTGATTAGTCGTTTGATCGGATATAATTGCTGTTGCGGCCAAACCATTGATAGACTTAAGAATAGCTATACTATCAGGTTCAAGAGGCAGACCTTGTTGTTGGGCAATTTTTTCCATCTCATTAACCGCTCCCTTAAAATCTAGATAAAAATATCCTAAATTCTTTTTCGGTAATGATTGAGTAATTTCTTGAAAGTTTGAACTTTGAGCGAGAGAACTGTTAGCTTTAACATTAGTGGCTGTTGTAAATGGCATTCCTATAGTCATCGCTAAAGAATCTCGATCTAACCATCCATAACTTAATAGTAACGTTTGAGGTGGAGTTTTCCAATCTGTTACTTTAATCCCATTCACTTGATTAGATTGAACCGAAATATTAGATAATCGTACTATCTGATTTAACTGATTTAATGTATTTTCAGCCGTAGGGCGATCGCTAGTTTCCCAGACCATCATTCCTCCTAAATTAACTTGAGGAATACTACTTTGGGGAGTAAACATCATTCCTATAGCAAATTCTCCATCCATCCAAGAAAATATATCTCGATCCACATCAAGATTTACCATCCTAAACCCTTGGCGAATTTGGTCAATTCCTAATTGTAAGTCTTGATTAGTTTGAGCTTGAGTAACTAAATTAGACCATCCTTCCTTAATTCCTTGTCCACTCATAAAAGCAAAAGTTTGAGCCGGAAATTTTTCTAATATTTTACCCGGATTAGAATTTACTACCGGTTGATTGGCTGAAGAATTAAGTTTAGTGATCGCTTGAAAACGCAGACCTTCTTCTTCAATTCCTACCCCAACAA belongs to Gloeothece citriformis PCC 7424 and includes:
- a CDS encoding ABC1 kinase family protein, yielding MTALSENANNPYGYSTTPVTTSSGGRPEAAKTSYRWNQENYSVNRRRFDIWRFVLLLLLKLTLNGKKWSYIGGYTDEKFAARRKKQAVWIRESLLDLGPTFIKVGQLFSTRADLFPSEYVEELSKLQDQVPAFTYEQVEKIIKADLGKPIAKLFRSFDPSPLAAASLGQVHKAQLNSGEEVVVKVQRPGLKKLFTIDLAILKRIAQYFQNHPKWGRGRDWMGIYEECCRILWQETDYLNEGRNADTFRRNFRSADWVKVPRVYWRYTSPQVVTLEYLPGIKISHYEAIEAAGLDRKLLARLGAKAYLQQLLNDGFFHADPHPGNIAVSPDGSLIFYDFGMMGKITSNIRADLMETLFGIAQKDADRVVNSLIALGALAPTNDMGPVRRSIQYILDNLMDKPFEEQSVTAISEDLYEIAYDQPFRFPATFTFVMRAFSTLEGVGKGLDPEFNFMEVAQPFAMQLMSNDVGNYSSTILDELGRQAAQVSNTALGLPRRIEDTLEKLERGDIRVRVRSLESERTLRRLGAIQLGTNYTLFICSLMISATLLFVNGYVKIAVVVLLVAIFPAWALFRLLRQLDRLDRMF
- a CDS encoding DUF6825 family protein yields the protein MSKPVIHAFFLGRALAEVISEKVEETFTNALSEIGKFDAETRENLRQFIEEVQFRADRQASQSNTDGSSVGYSNAQGDLQETIDELRAEIARLKAELKNYRESV
- a CDS encoding TIGR03792 family protein — its product is MVIEWLKFKIDPESRETFIEKDNQIWTAALAPYPGFLGKEVWINPHIPDEIVLVIHWETRQQWSAVPNSVLEETERQFREEMGKDQYQLVETKEYQVRKFIN
- a CDS encoding DUF3352 domain-containing protein is translated as MTTTNSKKSGCGCFPILAVITLAAGGIYYWRGELLGKKLTPLEVAKAIPEEAFLTSYITTDAQVWSQLSKFGTPEAQKVFSQKIDQLKDELSSDNINYVEDIQPWLGGVMLAFLPSQTGQDSPMLIVAGIQNKLKAKAFQDKLKNQSQTSTTKTDYKGITITTIAHQNDSPVSVAYIGNYLILSDNIQTVKEAIDTLKGEPSYAQKSGVKQALSQSLTLKNSLGQIYITDYQTLIGQGLQNPYPNSSIPLDPWKQLEQIESIVVGVGIEEEGLRFQAITKLNSSANQPVVNSNPGKILEKFPAQTFAFMSGQGIKEGWSNLVTQAQTNQDLQLGIDQIRQGFRMVNLDVDRDIFSWMDGEFAIGMMFTPQSSIPQVNLGGMMVWETSDRPTAENTLNQLNQIVRLSNISVQSNQVNGIKVTDWKTPPQTLLLSYGWLDRDSLAMTIGMPFTTATNVKANSSLAQSSNFQEITQSLPKKNLGYFYLDFKGAVNEMEKIAQQQGLPLEPDSIAILKSINGLAATAIISDQTTNQLDMILGLKSSQ